ACAGCTGCTCTGtgacaacgtccattgttaaaagcgcaatataaataaaatcaaattgaaCGACGAGTGCATTCATTCCCTCTCCAGTGGAAATTTCTGTCCACGATGCAGTGTCGATAGAGACctgtgtgaagaaaaaaaaataataataaaaaagacagtGAATCAGACTTAACAGAATCCAATTTAGTCTAGTATGAGCTTCAAGCtgtaaataattgaataaatgaataaatcacaaTGACACTAGGACAGTTTAGTTCTCTCTGTATTACTACTACTCTAGAAGAAAGATTAGAAACTCACCTAGATAGATATAGCTTGTAGGTATTTATGTCTAGATGAGACTGTCAGCACTACTTTTGTATACCTGATGAGGCACATCAATGTCTGAGTTACTAGGGGAAAAAATACACATAAGACAGGTCAGTCTCACAATCCAACCGAACATCCAACACACACGAAGACAAACACTGTGTAATTATGTTGGACAATAACTCAAAACTCACCTGAGGTCAAACTTATTAGCTGcaattaaataaggaaaaaCATACGTAAACAttagtttattataatataaccTAACATATTTGAtttcatatttgtattttaatatcaatgtaaaaaaaaatcattctagAGAAAGATTAAGAACAGGaatattacaacaacaaaaaaaagaaagaaagaaaaaagccatTAATATATGTAGTAAAGAAAAGTGGAGAGGGGTTAGGGTCATAGGATGAAATAACAAATCATTTCTTTTCACCTTTTAACTTTCGGAGTCTCTTCAGTATCCAGAAAGCGAAAGCGATGCTGGAAAACGCAGTAGTGCATCCTACACCCACTGTCAGGCCAGACACCAAAGTTGGGCTTAATGACACAGGATGAGCTGGTGGAAATGAAGATAATAAAAAGAATAGACAGAAATGAAGATAATAAAACAACTATGGGCTTCCTGGACTATATCTCACTACTGAActcttttattattcttttaaggAAAATTCTGATGTATTcagtgtgtataaaatataaataacgcATGTATAAGGTTAACACGTTTCAGGTTTCACCGCAAGCCTAATTTTTTACCTTGGCACTCGGGCACCTCTCCAGTCCAGTTGCCATTAAGGTTGCACATCACTATGTTGTGACCATGAAGCTGATAGCCACTGAGACAGCTGAAGGAACAGGAAGTACTGAAGACAGCCTCCTCTGAAGAACAGTTGATGAGGCCATTGATTGGCTCCTGGAGGTATGGGCATCCCACTGCTGTGTAGAATAAAATAAGGGAGGAAACAACTTCAACGCTTGCAAGCTCTAATCTTTTGAATATGTTAcataaaaatacaacatttgGCATTTTGACTGTTTTATATTGGTTAGAGTGTAGTGCCCAGCTTCAGTCCGGTTAGTTTCACATGATTCAACAGCACTTCATTACTGGGCTTTGGTGCTGGACCTCAAAAATGAAATTAAGGATCTTTGAGCTGGGTATTGTACCTGTGCAGCTGGGGACAGATGTGCTCCATTCTCCTGTCTCTGTACACTTTGTGCTTGATGCTCCCTCCAAGATGAATCCCTCACCACACGTGAAGCTGCATATAGACCCTAGACTGAGAGTCTGGTCCGTACAGGATACGCTGCCATTCTGTGGAGTCTGGAGAGCAGGGCACTGAACAGCTGCAGAAGCAAAAGGAAAATGAAGGTTCAGTTTATGTACCTCTACAGATGCAAGATGGTGGAGATGATCCACTTTGATTTCAGGCATGAATAAAAATTGGTTTGGGGTCAGCCAAAGACTGAAGTCCTGTACCTGTGCAACTGGGGACAGATGTGCTCCATTCTCCTGTCTCTGTACACTTTGTGCTTGATGCTCCCTCCAAGATGAATCCCTCACCACACGTGAAGCTGCATATAGACCCTAGACTGAGAGTCTGGTCCGTACAGGATACGCTGCCATCCTGTGGAGTCTGGAGAGCGGGGCACTGAACAGCTGCAGAAGGAAAATGAAGGTTAAATTTATGTACTGCTACAGATGCAAGATGGTGGAGATGATCCACTTTGATTTCAGGCATGAATAAAAATTGGTTTGGGGTCAGCCAAAGACTGAAGTCCTGTACCTGTGCAGCTGGGGACAGATGTGCTCCATTCTCCTATCTCTGTACACTTTGTGCTTGATGCTCCCTCCAAGATGAATCCCTCACCACACGTGAAGCTGCATATAGACCCTAGACTGAGAGTCTGGTCCGTACAGGACACGCTGCCATCCTGTGGAGTCTGGAGAGCGGGGCACTGAACAGCTGCAGATTAAACACAAGTAGGATTCAGTTTGCTCCATTGTCTTTTAACCTATGTAAACataaatgaaaatagaaaatgaatcttGTAAAGGACTAAGTCATGCTTCTAACCTTTACAGGATGGTGTCTCCTGGCTCCACTGAGCAGTTTTGGTGCATGTGAGCTCCGACATGCCCAAAAGTTGGAACCCAACATTACAGCTGAACATGCACCTGCTCCCATAACTATCACCAATGCAGCTCATTTTCCCATCTACTGGCTCCTCGAGCGTCGGACAGCGGACCGCTGTGAGGTACACACAGAAATTGTCATTGTGATGGACACACTCATTAAAGGCACTCTAGTCCAAAACAGCAGTGCCCTCTGAGTCGGCAATTTAAGTTCTGTTAACTGCACGTTGCCTGGTTTTACAGCTAAGCTGTAACTGTGTCAACTTCTTCAAAGATTCACATAGGGCAAGAACTGCATTGAACTTTTTAGCATAAGAAGTTTCAGCACTAGGTGTATGTTTGTGGCCTCTTCTTTACCTTCACAGGAAGGCTGTGAGTCATTCCAGTGCCCAGAAGGATTACACGTCAGCCAGCTGGAGCTGGAGCCTGTTAGAGTATACCCTTCATCGCAGCTAAACACACAGGAGGACTGATAGCTGAAGTCTTGTAGCGGATGATTGCACTGTATGTTTCCATGAAGTATCATATTCAGCTTGAAGCACTGGATTACTACAAAAACAAGgaccaaacaaaacaatataagTGACCTGGTTGTTTAATTTACATGTAAGTTTCTGTGGTTTTAAACTGGGGGGGTGTTGAAGCTACTTACGTTCACAGGTTGGGGGTTTGTTGGACCATGCTTGCGTACCACCACACTGTGCCGTTTTTGCACCGACTAACTGGTAGCCCTCCTCACAGGAATACTCGCATTCGGATTTGTATGAGAAATCTCCATTAGGGTGGCGGCACTGGACACCGCCATGTTCAGGAGCAGAGATTTCCTTTGCTTCACATTTAACAACTGAAAATCAAAAAAGTCCATTTTTATAGcctcgttattattattatatattattatccATACACTAGTACATAGAACAGAATGCTTCCAGGACCATAGCAAACATACAACACAAACGAGGGGCAGTAAAGACAGGACTATTAGGATGATAAGATTCCAGTGAGACAACTGAACAACCCTTTACTTTTAGATTCTAGGACCTAGATTCCTAGAAGTGCAAATAATTCAACAAGCAACATACAAATCTGTAGCTTTACTAAACTACAGTTTCTACATGGCAGTAGAAGCTCAGTGATCACAATACTTGGTATATTTGGTATGTGGTAAGACATTTATGGCCTTGGTGTAACTGCTGCTCTAGTTGTCTGTAAGCGCTGTAAACAGATAAATGAAACACTACAAGAAAGAACAGTAACAAATTGATCATACAGTACTACTCACCATGTTCACACTTGACTCCATAAAAGCCCTCAAAACAGTCACACCTGTGGCTGTTGATGGTCTCAACACACTCCCCATTATAACTACAGGAGTCTTTCTTACAGGAtgctgaaggagagagagaaaaaaaggttttatgtttGTACATACAACAGAGACCGAATCATTTTCTTGGAATGTAGATTTGCCAAAAGCGCAAGATGGCATCTTATCATTAGTGGGGCATTTTCAGATCACATACCAGTGTAACAGAGTGCAGTCTTCTTCTTTTGGCAGGACTCATCGTTCCACTTGCCTTCGTCCTCGGGTCTCTTGATGTAGATTTCCACACAGTCCTCATTGTTGCGTCCGTTATTAGGCTCTCCTTTGGCCCAGTTCTCAGCCTCTGCTGTCAGATGCTTCCCGGTTCCCACCCAGGTCCAGGTACTGTTGATTTTGCGAATGCCGATCCAGTAGTGTCCTGCCACCTTGGGGAACTGGTCGTTGAGGTATTCAATCTCACCATGGTTTTGAATGGCCACcatgtttgtgtagtgtttcaTGCACCAATCACGGGCTGTCGTCCAGTCCATGGTAGTGTTTGAGGGATGGTACGACCAGCCTTCGACTCCTGTCTGCCGATTCAGCACTGCGTGAGGAAGCAAAGACATTCAAATCAAAACTGTTTCTCTAATACATGTAGTGGCGatgttattttcctttaaaaggGCCGAATAGATTTCTTACTTGAGAAGAGAAGGATGAAAACTGTCGAGATTGTGGACACGTGTGCATTGTAGAAATCCTGTAAAAGTGAAACAAGGCTTTAATGAAATGAACCTACTATTGGCGTTTGAATACTGACTCACAGGAGCCCATAGGAATCTCTGCAAACGATGACGTCTTGgacagtgaaaatatcttgaatatagacaaatgtatctagtatttcttattataagataagaatacaataaaccaaatgtaAAATTAACAAACTTGGAGAACTGTGCGAACGTTTTACGCACcgtattttttttgtacaaactttgttatagttttttaattttatgacttCATTATCTACACATtaagattcccaaacattagttttctagcacaaaatgaactgttatagaaaaatgcttgtatgtcagtaaagattctgcaagatgctcagtaaaacttacagctcatttccttataaatctgcactaattctaccagaggctactgtttatatttatttgtcacaccaactactgactttgtttcatttactactgtttaatGCTCTTTACGGTATTGTtttctaaatggagaaacatttcatttcattattttgaaggcatccttgttctacagcatttctttgcatgtgcctaaaacttttgcacagtactgtatttctagagttttttttttatagtctttatatatttatagtcttTTTTCCAGGCAGATAAAATTTAGctaattttaatcatttattcctAGAAAGAAACAACATCATCTGCCAACAGAACAAGAAAATCTAACGCTTGAAATGGTTAACGTACACCTAATATAGGCTGAATAATATTAgatttgatttataataatctcatcATAAGAAATGAAATATATGTGCCCGTATTCAAGATATTCAAGATAATGCCActtgctaatatatatatataaaaaaataataataattgtattgACATTCAAACAGACATTCACATGAGCCCATAGAAAACATTTATTGTTTGTGAGATTACTATAGCAGCACAAGTGAGAAGAATTCGTTAACTTACCATTGTAAGTGATTCTCTGGATGTTAATCC
The sequence above is drawn from the Ictalurus punctatus breed USDA103 chromosome 25, Coco_2.0, whole genome shotgun sequence genome and encodes:
- the sele gene encoding E-selectin, which translates into the protein MDFYNAHVSTISTVFILLFSMLNRQTGVEGWSYHPSNTTMDWTTARDWCMKHYTNMVAIQNHGEIEYLNDQFPKVAGHYWIGIRKINSTWTWVGTGKHLTAEAENWAKGEPNNGRNNEDCVEIYIKRPEDEGKWNDESCQKKKTALCYTASCKKDSCSYNGECVETINSHRCDCFEGFYGVKCEHVVKCEAKEISAPEHGGVQCRHPNGDFSYKSECEYSCEEGYQLVGAKTAQCGGTQAWSNKPPTCELIQCFKLNMILHGNIQCNHPLQDFSYQSSCVFSCDEGYTLTGSSSSWLTCNPSGHWNDSQPSCEAVRCPTLEEPVDGKMSCIGDSYGSRCMFSCNVGFQLLGMSELTCTKTAQWSQETPSCKAVQCPALQTPQDGSVSCTDQTLSLGSICSFTCGEGFILEGASSTKCTEIGEWSTSVPSCTAVQCPALQTPQDGSVSCTDQTLSLGSICSFTCGEGFILEGASSTKCTETGEWSTSVPSCTAVQCPALQTPQNGSVSCTDQTLSLGSICSFTCGEGFILEGASSTKCTETGEWSTSVPSCTAVGCPYLQEPINGLINCSSEEAVFSTSCSFSCLSGYQLHGHNIVMCNLNGNWTGEVPECQAHPVSLSPTLVSGLTVGVGCTTAFSSIAFAFWILKRLRKLKANKFDLSNSDIDVPHQVYKSSADSLI